Part of the Planococcus plakortidis genome is shown below.
GTAGTTCAGTTTTGGAGTACAAAATGACAAAATGTACTTCAAAATGGACTACTTTTTTCATTTTAACTTACATACCAAATTACATACAAAATGATTTATAAAATGCAATTGAAAATGATAATTGAATGAAAATTTGTGATTTTGTGGTATTATGATAATATAACTTATAGAAAAAATTGCTTATTCAACTAACGGGCAGGATAATGAGAAAAGGTTTTTTGATAGAAATAAGAAATTAGATGGTAAATTAGTTAAAAAGGCTGTGTTATAAATGAAAGTTTCTTTGATTGCTGCGATGGATAAGAATAGAGTGATTGGCAAAGAGAATGACATTCCTTGGAGGATTCCCAAGGACTGGGAATATGTTAAAAATACTACAAAGGGACATCCGATAATATTAGGTAGGAAGAACCTTGAATCAATCGGAAGAGCCTTACCTGACAGAAGAAATATTATTCTGACGAGAGATAAGGGGTTTACCTTTAATGGTTGTGAAATTGTTCATTCAATAGAAGATGTTTTTGAGTTATGTAAAAACGAAGAAGAAATTTTTATTTTCGGAGGAGAACAGATTTATAATTTGTTTTTCCCTTATGTTGAGAAAATGTACATCACAAAAATACATCATGAATTCGAAGGAGATACTTTTTTTCCAGAAGTGAATTATGAGGAATGGAATGAGGTATTTGCCCAAAAAGGGATAAAGAATGATAAAAATCCGTATAACTACTATTTTCATGTATATGAAAGAAAAAACTTATTGAGTTAACGGGTGCGTTAATTGAAGAAGAACAGTAAAGATAAAGCACAAGAGCTTGGGATTACTCCAAGCTCTTTTTGTCATTTGAAATAAATTATATCTTTCCAATCAAATTGTTTATCTGTAATCCCTAATCTTTGAGCAGGTGTCAAAACCTTTTTATCCGCTGATTTAAAAGGGCGACAAAAGTTGTAGTAAGTTC
Proteins encoded:
- the dfrG gene encoding trimethoprim-resistant dihydrofolate reductase DfrG, coding for MKVSLIAAMDKNRVIGKENDIPWRIPKDWEYVKNTTKGHPIILGRKNLESIGRALPDRRNIILTRDKGFTFNGCEIVHSIEDVFELCKNEEEIFIFGGEQIYNLFFPYVEKMYITKIHHEFEGDTFFPEVNYEEWNEVFAQKGIKNDKNPYNYYFHVYERKNLLS